The Anomaloglossus baeobatrachus isolate aAnoBae1 chromosome 4, aAnoBae1.hap1, whole genome shotgun sequence genome contains the following window.
ttcagctctgctacatgaagctgacagggagcgctgtaCAACACGACTGCTCTGTggcagctccacgcagcaagtgaaatgagccgtgctgtcaccggagacttcactcaggtagtgccagtgcgtgcggggatgatgatgggtgcggtagtgccggtgtgtgtgcggcgatgatgatgggggtggtagtgcttgcgtgtgtgcggtagtgccagttgtgcggtgatgatgggggctctctgtcTCTCGGCTtaatgcaacgcgttatttcacaggaatccgttgcctttatatcacactatttacaacgcatccgtcacacaacgcattgtgacggatgccgttcaacgcaagtgtgaaagtaccttctgctgtcagcgggcatggagccgagctgaacggcagagcaagcatccagcgtgCATACATtctgccccgattttagaggtgtgtccgcagccccgcggctcacagctgatgtcccggctcctcccctcagtgcagtgaataaattaaattctcatcagtTCTGGATTATCAGGGGCGGCGGGATTCAAACCCATGAACTGTGAAGCTCAgtgttccataggcagcagctctaccactgagctactgcccgtATTGAAAAACAATGGAAGAtttgggatggagggagggatggatggatgatagattatatagatggatggaggatagactagataggtggatggatagaggatagaaggatagaagatagaggatagaaggatagaggatgaaggatagaggatagattagatagaacgaTAGGGGATAtattagatagaaagatagattagatagaaggatagattagACAGAAGGATAGAAGaaagaggatagaggatagattagatagaaggatagaggatgaaggatagaggatagattagatagaaaaataggagatagaggatagattagatagaaggatagattagacagaaggatagaagatagaggatagattagatagaaagatagaagatagaggatgaaggatagaggatagattagatagaaggatagaagaaagaggaaagatgatagattagatagaaggatagaggatgaaggatagaggatagattagatatgggatagattagatagaaggatagaagatagaggatagattagatagaaggatagaggatgaaggatagattagatagaagaaagaggatagatgatagattagatagaaggatagaggatgaaggatagaggatagattatatagaagatagaggatagattagatagaaggatagaggatgaaggatagtggATAGATTACATAGAAGGAtacaggatagattagatagaagaatagaggatagaggatagatagaggatagatggatagaggatagaggatagaggatagataaatagatagaggatagattagatagaaggataggagatagaggatagattagataggatagaagatagaggatagattagatagaagaatataggatagaggatagattagatagaaggataagatagaaggatagaggatagattagataggatagatgatagattagatagaaagatagaggatagatagatagaggatagatagatagaggatagatagatagaggatagatggatagtggATAGATGGAGGATAGAGAATAGATATAGGCTACATAGATAGAGGATGAAGgacagaggatagattagatatgatagaagatagaggatgaaggatagaggctagattagatagaaggataagagatagaggatagattagatagaaggatagaggatatatagaggatagatagatagatagaggatagatagatagatagacgatagatggatagaggatagatagaggataaaggatagatagatagaggatagatagatagatagaggatagatggatagatacttcATCTCttcgtaggtgaaggaaagagtcagattcatttgttcccataaaactatcttaaagaaatgaggaaaaaaaatacaaatacattttttttcaccactttggattcaacccagcaactttcaaacacgtgcccagcagcctcctggctttctAGCTTTTCTAGCTGAtgagccactaggaattgatgatgtaagtgagaggattttatatgaataaatctacaatgcagcctctgattacacaggacacagatctccattgtacagagcagcgtctctatctcctgtattctagagggagaggaaaatagATGTTTTTTTCTTCTAatgaaattactaaaaataataataaaatagaataatgtaattttattacacttttttttataaaataataaacatcacaaatcagcaaataacatggacatatttggtgtccctgtaatcgtaatgacccgaaCAAGACAGCGATGAGATTATTTATAGGTATCGGTAAATAGCGGGGAAAAAATggcacaatttattatttttctttattaaaacccatagaaaatgtaataaaaatgtatcactgaggccatgttcacacgaagcgtaaatgctgcattttttctgcaggtgtccgcaccacgagcgcactaacaatcttctctgattattgtgtgtttgctgtattttttatgcattgtccccttatttgatacatgtttggtgcagatgtgaatcctgaagcttataaagaaaaaaacaccaaatccgcacaattCAGCAGCATCTTCAGACCGAGaaaggagatttcatgacgtctcatccactttgcttggacatttagtccgtgttcacatgtagtgtaaatgctgcattttttttctgctgtttttttgcacattttttccgCTGtgattaattgtccaagtaaagtggattccatgagaagacgctgctgaactctgcggttttgatgctttttttctctatatgtttctatgtggagcttaaaaaaatgcaggaaaaatcttctctctacaataaaaacacttaaaaacgcagattcacatctgaaccaaaaacgcattaaataatggagaaaaggcagaaaaaatgcagcaaaaatggaaaaatcaaagaagattgttattgtgtagtttggtgcagacagcggcagacacaaaaagaaacagaatttatgcaacatgtgaacatggctttATAGGCGCAAATAAgccacatgtcatatagtgacacatataaatataagaaaattctggctgctatcacgattaatgaacagtccggggcatctgctgaatgacccttactgacaaatgggtgtggctaggggcatagTCAAAAATTGCAGCAGCGCGCTCAGCGCGccccatactttgtccctctttcctttcttcaaacgtTGGGAGGTATGCCAGAACTGGATCGATCGAACTGaatctggatcgatccgtgcacctcctgatttgtcctgtggcttctacactggtaagctgaacctttttttgtgttttctatgagtttgtatgtgtttgtgtttacctgccattgttttcaaaggggttcgaaGGCGTTCGTggaacgttcaacgaacacacccgccgtttgacgaaccgaactcgaacactagggggatcgctcatctctagttatgagtacCCAAGCatccaagcatggcagtgcccgctcatcactactgagaccCCAACACAtgacagtgcccgctcatcaatgctGAAAACCCgaacatggcagtgctcactcattactacttTTTTTTTTGGACATTTGAAACATATAATTGTGATAAACATAAGAAGAGCAGAAACATGCAGGAAGGGGCATTTatatatatgtagcacccctgcggcttcaggcgccacagggtactccaCCTTCTTtaaggtgtagtacttatcccgggtctaAGAaatgtcggtaccagttccaccaacatacacatacataaacagtgggttgccctcccaaaTGGGGAAtgggccagggtcgggtcacagaagGGGGTCACCACAGTGGTTGGGTTTATAGGACCCACCGCACTTAGGGGCTCCCAATCCACTGAaaccgggactcagggtcagggagaagtaaCCACAAAGGGGAGTAGGAGCACACAGGGAACGAAagtaggttgacctagtgagagtagtgaactagCGGCTGGGGGCAACGGTTTCCCGGACTCAAGACACCACTTAAGGACAGTCAGCTAGACACGTCGAGCAGAGTAGACGTGCCATGCGGCAGCTCTGTGGACCAGGCGTTTTTTGCTGGGGGTGAAGCAGGAgaatgcttccacaggaccggtgcTCTTGGGGttcagaatcctagggcaggcatacgtCAGGTCGTCTACCAACTGTCTAGAAAGTCACCAGACACTTCCCATTATTCCTGGAGCCAAATAGCACTAAGAATCCGGGATTGAGCTCTTCGACTGGCCTCACGgctgaaccgcgctatcagcatacaggacaggacactTTTCTGACACCAGGATCCCCAAGTGCTTTACGTCATAGGGAtctgatacttagcgcatcaaaagaGGAAGGGCCCATATGCTGGCACACCGGTTCTGACCTTTCatggatctgggatcggctggagcccatcgtgttgGAGACCAGTACTCTGGGgtagcgcctgaactaccagtgagtaaaagacctggaaccgcagcctctgcttctgcctctcatttgccggcgTCATTGCCCAGCACCGCGCCGCCAACAggaactaccaccacccccacACCTTCCTCCATCATAGTCCTCAGGGTAattctgctccgcctgtggggagcgacaccatcacgGCTGCgaacttcaccatcagccccggagaacaGAACCTTTGAatggccgtataccacaggtggtgtcacgatcataaaagactttcctcaccgttaaccccatcctccatcacctccatccttcctaccaccctccacCTTCTCCTTCATATATGCctaggggtcacgaaaccgggtgaGGCCATCCCGtgagacgcagaggatctgcaccactGGCCCGGCGACAGGTTAACTCCCTCGACCCCAGGGTGCTGCATATACATAGatacatatgtagcgcccctgaagccatcagggtgctacaaggttctgcatccacacaaggatgcagggcctacctccccaGGCCCCGGAATAACAGTGCTGGTaataccaaaaacccaggtaatcccaatttttccccaaacaatcccccatacaatggtgaaaGGCtaaggtcggaccaatggatgtccgtctagaggtggagccactccagtccactagttgactaggGGGAAGGGGTGGACTGTGGATAGTGACAGCGAGAGACAGTGTGAGTAGTGTGACAGAGAGTGAAGGTGGATAGGAACAAGCTGTCGTaggttaacggtaacctggtacccaggagagtagttgccagtgGAGCCGGTGGAGAGCTCCCAGAtctacgcactgacggggtacaggaccctaggacaggaaagagctccacgcagacctgttaacacctgcacagcaaggggaccatcaaggacctcgctgacccctaaaaccccaaagactcagtagcaaaagaAGAACCAGGGAAAAAaatagagactccaaccccacagggttcacgctaccgtgagGCGACAGAAGTGGACAAATCACTGGACAGGTGACCCCCAGTTGCTTTACACCACGGGGACCCATCTTACCAggaacaggtgcaggggaagaaggtaccagagtactgaactggcactgggacaaaggagacctggaggtgaaaccagcagtCCTTGGGTAACCAGCtaccaccaaccagcagtgagtaaaaaccagttgcactaaacctctgtgtggactacattCTTCCTACGGCCGTtatatcacccatcctctggggcccggccctgcttgcggagggcctaccatccaggctgcaattaacacaagccccagtagtgacattttgCAGCGGTGGCTCCACATATATATAGCcgcaataccgcaagtggcgtcacgtatgaacattaacctaaattccctgtaaatatatccccttttcaaaaagcacccaggtcacggaaccggtcaatggccaccaaagtgacattccctaattgcatacctcccaaccgtcccggattctgcgggactgccacgatttttcaggtctgtcccgcactcccgcggctcacagctgatttctcaactcctcccctcagtggagtgaaaaaattatcatcggctctggattttcagggCGGCTGGGACTCAAACCCGTTGAACTGTGAGCTCATTgtctcaaaggcagcagctttaccactgagctactgcctctattgaaacccataggaagattttgttatcttcacctctatactgcaggtgagacaccagaagtatgttattcagctgcaaagatggatggagggatggatgaatggagggatgaatggagggatacagggatggatggatggatgatagagggatgaatggagggatagagggatggatggatgataggatgatagagggatgaatggagggatgaatggagggatagagggagggatggatggatgatagagggatgaatggagggatggatggagggatagagggatggatggatggatggatgatagagggatgaatggagggatgaatggagggatgaatggagggatgaatggagggatagagggaggggtagagggagggatggatggatgatagagggatgaatggagggatagagggagggatggatggatgatagagggatgaagggagggatgaatggagggatgaatggatgatagagggatgaatggagggatgaatggagggatagagggatggatggatgatagagggatgaatggagggatgaatggaggaatagagggagggatagagggatgaatggagggagggatggagggagggatggatggatgatagtgggatggatggatgatagagggatgtatgatagagggatatatagatacacgacagataatagatggatagagatagaatcatagatagaatcatagatagatagaatcatagatagagagatagatagaatcatagatagatggatagatagaatcatagatagagggatagagatagatagatagatagatagagggatagagatagatagataaatactgtatctcaatgtaggtgaaggaaagagtcagattcatttgttcccataaaactactataaagaaatgaggaaaaaaatacaaatacattttttttttatcttcaccaccttggattcaaaccagcaacgttcaaaacttgtgtccagcagcctcctagctttcctagctgctctagctctgGAGCCACTAAGATTGATGGTGTCAGGGGGAgaattttacataaatgaacctacaatgcagcctcttacacagcagattacacaggacacagctacattgtatacagcagtgtctCCATCTCCTGTATtctggagagagagaggaaaagaggattttttttttcttctaataaaattactaaaaataataaaaaaattagaataatgtaattttattacactttttttataaaataataaacatcacaaatcagcaaataacatgaacatatttggtgtccctgtaatcgtaatgacctgaacaacacagcgatcaggttattgatggggatcggtaaatggcgggaaaaaaatggcgcaatttattatttttctttattaaaacccataaaaaaatgtaataaaaatggatcactgaggccgtattcacacatagcgtaaatgctgcattttttctgcaggtgtccgcgccacgagtgcaataacaatgttctctgattattgcgtgtttgcggtattttttatgcattattattattgttatttgatacatgtttgttgctgatgtgaatcctgaagcttataaagaaagaaacaccaaatccgcacagttcagaagTGACTTTAGACGcaaaaggggcggagatttcatgacatctcatccactttgcttggacaattagtccatattcccatgtagtgtaaatgctgcattttgttCCTCCTGCTTTGTTGCAcacttattctgctgtgtttaattgtccaagtaaagtggatgtgattccatgaaaagacgccactGAATTCTGCAGTTTTCAGGGgtgggggtttctctggaggtttctatgtggagcttaaaaaaatgcaggaaaaagcctctctctacaataaaaacacttaaaaacgcagattcacatctgaaccaaaaacacattaaataatggagaaaaggcagaaaaaaatgcagcaaaaatggaaaaaacagagaagattgttattgtgtagtttggtgcagacaggaacaaaaagaaacagaatttatgcaacgtgtgaacacggctttctaggcacaaataagcaacatgtcatatagtgacacatagaaatataaaaaattctgactgctatgaatatgaatgaacagtctgggacatctgctgaatgacccttactgctaaatgggtgtggctaggggcgtggtcaaaatttgccgcagcGCGCTACGCGCGCTGCATACTTTGTCCcggtttcctttcttgaaaagttgggaggtatgcaattgtaccctgcccaggaccgagtaccccatatccctgggccacacacatatgtatacgacTATAATGAAATAACATAGTCACTAATCATATTTAGAGGACTGAATAGTTGTAACAATTCTGCAGCACCCTGTGTCCACATAGTTAAGCTCCACCTTTGCTTTCTGAGTATCAGacactttcagtttcatttcttcCTTCTTCCGTCAGCCATGGCGTCTGCTATTCTGAGTgacgagctgctctgctccatctgtttatctatttttaaggatcctgtaatgctgagatgtggacacaacttctgccgggtctgtattgatcgtgtgctggatacacaggacgagtctggagtttattcctgtcctgactgcagagaagagtttcaggagcggccggcgctgaggaggaacATAAATCTTCATAATGTCGCAGAACGTTTCCTGGTTACTCAGCAAGAACAAGAGATCACCGGGAtctgctgcacttactgtgtggactctcctgtacctgctgttagatcctgtctacactgtgaggcttctctgtgtgagaaacacctgagggctcacagcaaatcaccagaacacgtcttatctgatcccagcacttctctggagaaaaggaaatgttctgtccataagaagatcctggaatattactgcactgaggacgctGCTTGTATCTGTGTCTACTGTTCGGCAGGAGAACATCGGGGACACGAGGTAGAGATGCTGCATGAGGCCTCTGAGAAGAAGAAAAACAAACTAACAAAAATTCTCCAGAAACTAATCAGAAAGAGAGAGGAGACTGAGGAAAGAGTCCAGAATCTGGAGGAGCGAAGAAAAAAAGCTCAAGAAAAAGCAGCTGGAGAAGccgagagagtcactgccctgtgtacagacatcaggagacgggtggacgacctggagaagaaggtactgagtgagatctccaggcaggaaaaggaagagtcactgtcactgtctgctctgatccatcatctggagataaagaaggacgagctgtccaggaagatgaggcacattgaggagctgtgtaacatgactgatccactgaccgtcttacaggaaccagacaccggggacttgtgtgaccctgaggaggagggaggtgatgaggacacagggggacatgataaacagctccatgatggagatgacctggatgtggctgtgatctcacacacattacacacattatgtgaggtaataacaggtataaggagcgggatctatgtggagggtcctgcagacatattactggatgtaaactCAGCTGGTAATTATCTCCTTATATCACACGACCTGAAAACTGCGACCTGCACAGAAGAGAAGCAGAAacgtccagaaacagcagagagattccagtataatcaggtgatgagcaggaggggatttacctcaggaggacattactgggatgtggagggCAGTAGATCAGGTGTATGGATGGTGGGGATGTGTTATCCCAGTATAGACAGGAGGGTGCCGCAGTCACTGATTGGAAATAATAACAAGTCCTGGTGTTTGGGGAGATATAATAATCAGTATTCAGTGAGACATGACTGGAAAGAGATCCGGTTACCTGACAAGATCTCCAGTGATAGagtcaggatctgtctggattatggggccgggcagttgtccttttatgagctgtgtgaccccatcagacacttacacaccttcactgccgccttttccgagccccttcatgctgcatTATATGTATATGGTGGTTCTATAAAGATATTAGGGGGAAGCAGCAGCAGGAAGAATCCATCATAATATAAGAAACTGGTGATAAAGAATATAATAGTGAAATGATCATGTGACTTTTGCTGATAATCTGATGCTATTATTATATCCTCCTGATCATATATCTATACGCTGCTTATAATTCCCTCTGTTACTAGAAGACATTTTTATTCCTTTGTTCTCTTCTTCTATAATGGAATCTCTGATAagattttcttcactttttctccataaatGAGGCGACTAGTAAAGGTCAGATCGGCTTTTCTTGATATAATCCTTGGAAATTGATGACTTATTATCTGTATTATTGTAATAAATTGCTCAACAATGTGTAAGGAAACTTCTTAGTGGCCGATAACAAGAAATGTGCCATTTGCCAATCTAATAGATGGATAATAAAGAACAGGTCACTTATATCTGACTCTCTGTGTTCATCTGATGACAGAATTGTTACTCTCCTCAATTAACTCCTTCACTACCGATGATCTGCTGGTATGTCGTTGGCCAAGTAGCAGTAATTATCGCCGGCTGCTGGGGTGAGTCAGTGGTAATCCCTGCAGATGTCTGCTGGTTTGAACAGCAGACATATGGGGCCATGGGCGGATTAAGGctatgtccacggtagaatgttgctgcggatttttctgcatgaaaatccgcgactttcgcggcaaatccgcaccttttttttgccgcggattttgatgcggattttttaatttttttccccattccatagccaaaatccggatcaaaatccgcaacaataattgacatgctgcagatttttccgaatcaaaatttcacagatttgaataagtaactggtgtttttgaggggttaaatggctttgggccactgatctcacaccacatttacatacctagtgatgccacacatcaaattcagatcactccagcctggcccaaacaggttctgggcatcagaactggaataaaaatgggcaaaaccccagtttacttattcaaatctgtgataaCTGGGatttttcccactttgatgccagttctgatgcccagaacctgtttgggccaggctggagtgatctgaatttgatttttggcatcactaggtatgtaaatgtggtgtgagatcagtggccctgtaaaaacattaaaattaatacatctagttatcaaatagtttatagtaggacatataagttcatagttctgtttatgttggagagcatagtttattaataaagtttttataacgaataagtattaaaatgcccatattgaatatgaatatatatatatatatatatatatatatatatatatatatatatatatatatgtgctgagcatggaaggatatatttatattcttccagaagcttccagaagattatgTCATGGAACTGTGTTCAGTTAAGACACCCTATAAGGTTTGGACAGTtgccatataacacacgatggagggggctagggCTGGCTCCTACACGATGTCAGCTATCAGAAGACTCCTGTCCGgctaagagatgacaccccctgccttgccattcaggacccgaagagagatgggtaaagacttcccattgatcagtatggactaaatgaactctttgcgtaagctatcaaagtatattatttttcctttctgtaactgaaccctggcaaccatttttaaatagataaaatacatttattttttacatttttgaggtcctttctttcatgcgcctttacgtatttgaagaaaaatatatttaagagtatattttttaacaggcccaaagccatttaacccctcaaaaacaccagttacttattcaaatctgtgaaaactggggttttgcctactttgatgccagttctgatgcccagaaccggtttgggccaggctggagtgatctgaatttgatgtgtggcatcactaggtatgtaaatgtggtgtgagatcagtggcccaaagccatttaacccctcaaaaacaccagttacttattcaaatctgtgaaaagtgggtttttcccactttgatgccagttctgatacccagaacctgtttgggccaggctggagtgatctgaatttgatgtgaggcatcactaagtatgtaaatgttgtgtgagatcagtggcccaaatccatttaacccctcaaatacaccagttacttattcaaatctgtgaaaactgggggttttcccactttgatgccagttctgatgcccagaacctgtttgggccaggctggagtgacatgaatttgatgtgtggcatcactaggtatgtaaatgtgttgtgagatcagtggctcaaagccatttaacccctcaaaaacaccagttacttattcaaatctgtaaaaactgGGGTTTTtctcactttgatgccagttctgatgcccagaacctgtttgggccaggctggagtgacatgaatttgatgtgtggcatcactaggtatgtaaatgtgttgtgagatcagtggctcaaagccatttaacccctcaaaaataccagttacttattcaaatctgtgaaaactggggtttttctcactttgatgccagttctgatgcccagaacctgtatgggccaggctggagtgatctgaatttgacgtgtggcatcactaggtatgtaaatgtggt
Protein-coding sequences here:
- the LOC142301090 gene encoding E3 ubiquitin/ISG15 ligase TRIM25-like → MASAILSDELLCSICLSIFKDPVMLRCGHNFCRVCIDRVLDTQDESGVYSCPDCREEFQERPALRRNINLHNVAERFLVTQQEQEITGICCTYCVDSPVPAVRSCLHCEASLCEKHLRAHSKSPEHVLSDPSTSLEKRKCSVHKKILEYYCTEDAACICVYCSAGEHRGHEVEMLHEASEKKKNKLTKILQKLIRKREETEERVQNLEERRKKAQEKAAGEAERVTALCTDIRRRVDDLEKKVLSEISRQEKEESLSLSALIHHLEIKKDELSRKMRHIEELCNMTDPLTVLQEPDTGDLCDPEEEGGDEDTGGHDKQLHDGDDLDVAVISHTLHTLCEVITGIRSGIYVEGPADILLDVNSAGNYLLISHDLKTATCTEEKQKRPETAERFQYNQVMSRRGFTSGGHYWDVEGSRSGVWMVGMCYPSIDRRVPQSLIGNNNKSWCLGRYNNQYSVRHDWKEIRLPDKISSDRVRICLDYGAGQLSFYELCDPIRHLHTFTAAFSEPLHAALYVYGGSIKILGGSSSRKNPS